The segment ACGGGACGAAGACTACCGCGTCATCGAGGTCAATGCTCGCCTGTCGCGCAGCTCTGCTCTTGCCTCAAAGGCGACCGGCTATCCTTTAGCGTTCGTGGCTGCGAAATTGGCGCTGGGGCACAGCCTCATCGACTTGGAGAATTCGATTACCAAGGTGACGAAGGCTTGCTTCGAGCCGGCTCTGGACTATGTGGTGGTCAAGGTGCCGCGCTGGGATTTGAGCAAATTCCGCATGGTCTCGCGCAGAATTGGCTCCGGCATGAAGTCGGTGGGTGAGGTGATGGCCATCGGCCGCAGGTTCGAAGAGGCGCTGCAAAAGGCCCTACGCATGTTGGAAATCGGTGCAGCGGGGTTGGTGGCCAACACCTGGCGCCCCATTCCGGACTTGGAAAGAGAGCTGTGCGAGCCTACTGATCGCAGGATCTTTGCCATCGCCGAGGCGCTGAAGTCCGGGTTCTCTGTGCAGCGTGTCTACGAGCTCACCCACATCGACCCCTGGTTCTTGCACAAAATCGCCAATATCGTGGCCATCGAGGCTGAGCTCGGCAGGACGAAAGGCGCGGTTTCTGCAGCACTGCTGCGTCGGGCAAAACAGCACGGCTTCAGTGATCTGCAGATTGGGCGTCTGACCGGGTTGAGCGAGACCCAAATTCGCGCGTTGCGGAAGCGGCGTGGCATTCTGCCGGTGGTCAAGCAGATCGACACGTTGGCCGCGGAGTACCCTGCGCAGACCAACTACCTCTACCTCACCTATAACGGCAGCGAAGATGACGTGCCCACAAGCCAGGAGCAGGCGGTGATGGTGTTGGGGTCCGGGGCTTATCGGGTGGGGAGTTCGGTGGAATTCGACTGGTGCTGTGTGAGCACGGTCCATACCCTGCGTGAGCTGGGTTATCGGACCATCATGGTGAACTACAATCCCGAGACCGTCAGCACCGATTACGACGAGTGCGATCGCCTCTATTTTGATGAGCTGAGCTTCGAGACCGTGCTGGACATCTACGAGAAGGAGAACCCGCTCGGGGTTATCATCTCCGCGGGAGGGCAGATCCCGAACAACCTGGCAATGAAGTGTCACCGTGCGGGCGTGCGCGTGCTGGGCACTTCGCCGGTGGACATCGACCAGGCCGAAGACCGTCGGAAGTTCTCCGCCCTTTTGGACAGTCTGGGCATCGACCAACCGGAATGGAAGGAATTGGTCAGTTTGGCATCTGCCCAGGAGTTCGCGCAGACGGTAGGCTATCCTGTGTTGGTGCGGCCGTCGTACGTCTTAAGCGGCGCGGCCATGAGCGTGGCCTCGAACGACGCCGAGCTCTCCCGCTACTTGGAACGTGCCGCCGAGGTGTCCGTCGACCACCCGGTGGTCATCAGCAAATTCTTCGAGAACGCCAAAGAGATCGAAATCGACGCAGTGGCCAAGGATGGGCAGCTGGTTGTCTATGCGGTGACCGAGCACGTGGAAAACGCAGGTGTGCACTCAGGCGATGCCACCATCGTGTTGCCGCCGCAGCGGACCTATCTGGAGACCATGCGCCGGGTGCTGCACATTACGCGCCGCATCGCTGAAGCCCTGCGCATCAACGGGCCCTTTAACATTCAGTTCCTGGCGAAGGACAACGAGGTCAAGGTCATCGAATGCAACCTGCGCGCCTCGCGGAGCTTCCCGTTTGTTTCCAAGATCGCCAAGGTGAACTTCATCGACCTGGCCACCAGAGTGGTTATGGGTCTGGAAGTCCCAAAGAACTCTCGCTCTTTGCTCGACTTGGAATACGTGGGTGTCAAGGCCCCCCAGTTCTCGTTCGCTCGGCTGGAAGGTGCAGACCCCACGCTCGGAGTCGAGATGGCCTCAACAGGAGAGGTCGCCTGCCTTGGCGACGATTTTGAGGAAGCTTTTCTCAAGGCTCTCCTTGCGGTTGGGTATCGGTTGCCGATCAGGTCAGTGCTTCTGTCGACTGGTCCCATCGAGAGCAAGGCGGAGTTTCTGGGCAGCGCCAGGGTGTTGGCGAACATGGGCATCACCCTCTACGCCACCGGGGGCACCTGCCGCTTCTTGGAGGCGAATGGGGTACATTCCATCCATCTCCACTGGCCTCTGAGCGGCAAGTCGCCCAGTACCGTGCAGTACATCAGCCAGGGGAAGATCGACCTGGTCATCAACATTCCCAAGAACTATCAGGAAGAAGAGCTCACCAACGACTACATCATCCGCCGCACGGCTGTGGACTACAACGTGCCGGTGATTACCAACATGCAACTGGCGCG is part of the Calditrichota bacterium genome and harbors:
- the carB gene encoding carbamoyl-phosphate synthase (glutamine-hydrolyzing) large subunit, with amino-acid sequence MNALPKKVLVLGSSALKIGEAGEFDYSGSQAIKALKQEGVTVVLVNPNIATIQTSDYLADEVYFLPVTPEFVAQVIEKERPDGILLGFGGQTALNCGLRLHDEGVLDRFGVAVLGTPVEGIRRTEDRGLFVECLNSIGVKTPRSQAVTSTEEAVSVARSIGYPVMVRVAYALGGLGSGVCVDEEALRERTSKAFAFTPQVLIEEFLEGWKEVEYEVVRDQFDNCITVCNMENFDPMGIHTGESIVVAPSQTLNNREYHLLREVAINVVRHLNIVGECNIQFALHPRDEDYRVIEVNARLSRSSALASKATGYPLAFVAAKLALGHSLIDLENSITKVTKACFEPALDYVVVKVPRWDLSKFRMVSRRIGSGMKSVGEVMAIGRRFEEALQKALRMLEIGAAGLVANTWRPIPDLERELCEPTDRRIFAIAEALKSGFSVQRVYELTHIDPWFLHKIANIVAIEAELGRTKGAVSAALLRRAKQHGFSDLQIGRLTGLSETQIRALRKRRGILPVVKQIDTLAAEYPAQTNYLYLTYNGSEDDVPTSQEQAVMVLGSGAYRVGSSVEFDWCCVSTVHTLRELGYRTIMVNYNPETVSTDYDECDRLYFDELSFETVLDIYEKENPLGVIISAGGQIPNNLAMKCHRAGVRVLGTSPVDIDQAEDRRKFSALLDSLGIDQPEWKELVSLASAQEFAQTVGYPVLVRPSYVLSGAAMSVASNDAELSRYLERAAEVSVDHPVVISKFFENAKEIEIDAVAKDGQLVVYAVTEHVENAGVHSGDATIVLPPQRTYLETMRRVLHITRRIAEALRINGPFNIQFLAKDNEVKVIECNLRASRSFPFVSKIAKVNFIDLATRVVMGLEVPKNSRSLLDLEYVGVKAPQFSFARLEGADPTLGVEMASTGEVACLGDDFEEAFLKALLAVGYRLPIRSVLLSTGPIESKAEFLGSARVLANMGITLYATGGTCRFLEANGVHSIHLHWPLSGKSPSTVQYISQGKIDLVINIPKNYQEEELTNDYIIRRTAVDYNVPVITNMQLARRFVEAMARKSPSQLQIKSWREYGH